In Panicum virgatum strain AP13 chromosome 4N, P.virgatum_v5, whole genome shotgun sequence, a single window of DNA contains:
- the LOC120669102 gene encoding E3 ubiquitin-protein ligase ATL15-like, protein MDANGSLILFAVLVVLLILCCCCLSAGRPEQPAESPEQRVARVLAEWEALAARAEAALAAQAAAAAPVLTPLPYFPYAPRGGVAVECSICLEPLRQWQLCSEVPACRHVFHRECLGAWARSNGSCPLCRAKIVPGPSDGVAVADDMA, encoded by the coding sequence ATGGACGCTAATGGCTCTCTGATCTTGTTCGCGGTGCTAGTAGTACTGCTCAtcttgtgctgctgctgcttgtccGCGGGACGACCGGAGCAGCCGGCCGAGTCCCCGGAGCAGAGGGTCGCGAGGGTGTTGGCGGAGTGGGAAGCGTTGGCGGCGAGAGCGGAGGCAGCGTTGgcagcgcaggcggcggcggcggcgcccgtgcTGACGCCGCTGCCGTACTTCCCGTACGCACCGCGTGGCGGCGTGGCGGTGGAGTGCTCCATTTGCCTCGAGCCGCTCCGGCAATGGCAGCTTTGCAGCGAGGTGCCGGCGTGCCGCCACGTGTTCCACAGGGAGTGCCTCGGCGCGTGGGCGAGGAGCAACGGTAGCTGCCCGCTGTGCAGGGCGAAGATCGTGCCGGGACCATCAGATGGAGTAGCGGTTGCTGATGACATGGCGTAG